In Toxoplasma gondii ME49 chromosome VIII, whole genome shotgun sequence, a single genomic region encodes these proteins:
- a CDS encoding hypothetical protein (encoded by transcript TGME49_273300), which translates to MNVTVPPNQKPRKQFIRIWSQSALTIARQNHDFGPLRGETQVFLVIQLLPTNLIQIGVLGQNRRAFLNMPDNEKQSSHIAAVNCLLILCCLCILHLCDLSSCQNQFVTNKWNSRKPLPTLAQQEWLLSQDIGHVSKLMRCRRHSHHSFVTGIDTLSAFLIMHW; encoded by the coding sequence ATGAACGTGACAGTTCCACCAAACCAAAAGCCGCGCAAACAGTTTATCCGGATATGGAGTCAATCAGCGCTAACAATTGCTCGACAAAACCACGATTTTGGGCCACTTAGGGGGGAAACTCAGGTCTTCCTTGTTATCCAATTGTTGCCCACGAACCTGATTCAGATTGGAGTGCTTGGGCAAAACAGACGGGCATTTTTGAATATGCCAGATAATGAGAAGCAATCCAGCCACATCGCCGCGGTGAATTGTCTGCTTATACTTTGCTGCTTGTGTATCCTCCACTTGTGCGACTTGTCATCTTGCCAAAATCAATTCGTCACTAATAAATGGAATTCCCGCAAGCCTCTGCCAACTCTGGCCCAGCAGGAGTGGCTTCTTTCTCAAGACATTGGTCATGTTTCCAAGCTGATGAGATGCCGTAGACATTCGCACCACAGCTTTGTGACAGGCATTGATACTCTTTCTGCATTTCTTATCATGCATTGGTAG
- a CDS encoding Mpv17 / PMP22 family protein (encoded by transcript TGME49_273290~Predicted trans-membrane domain (TMHMM2.0):629-652:768-791:805-828), with protein MSLAGWVSRSTPRALTSGNSLRPPSGRWSSVATQPAVLSEKRGLTTGAEAENRRETLRRRRCEQHEVPDASCLSSPRQNPALEAGVSQPTKPSLAPHTRRAAAGAQTTSSVCTSQNASERGDEPRFSLACPRSCPFSRYEDLRSSFGPVGCIRSFASASLVSHKSSQDFCLHASRPWRRCASRRDLCTLFASVKAPSSAPSSSCASCRSSSVPLPAFPPAAFSFSHEPSVDCGDGVRRHPVSASSVTRAMPASGLCASLRFLHSSATLSSCRHGPSEETQAAVCRKENPRGKEARPASVERNSGSGSSCGSSHGTADSASQQRQRQTRSEDSAQGEGPFRRPEEENGGRNASSFRERLKRPIKDREQLKKDIVFNSVAALTIYAISDTTAQKLQQGLRDLAEAAEGERRDEQSRAGLGSVCTPEGDADENCAAFAESVGARKTEGDRRPEDTEMEARGRERGREDRPQMQEAEEAEKEPRNLGGDERKEIARQEKRAERNAGTHPQKNERKNSGNSISFFEEWDWRRTVSISLEGFLLNGLLLTAFYHKLEVVVHDDVLSPPGVSQPPPARTRQQATAFSSPPRHAAPAPSSFSKARSSSQSCKAHAGAHSSLTARQRNFRLWRQSVYKVLMGQTAFMPIAAVVFLFLAPVFRAGLFYLFPPAGVSRPAAATASLPSFAPTGAELSPPRPSVGAESPLVGLQSGPAPTAVAPGQPRRVNESSTQSSAQECENERGTTETEAAKEAPDLVKEDWFRLACREGILCVQRSFWEVYVASWYVWPVTDVINFRYIPLRYRPLWDTTIDLFWTVYLSVAAYPTGLAIAARFAAERNAECDEEEEVGALVTLFQAIKLLLLDRQ; from the exons ATGTCGCTCGCCGGCTGGGTCTCGCGGTCGACGCCGCGAGCTCTGACCAGCGGCAACTCTCTCCGTCCGCCGTCCGGTCGCTGGTCCTCGGTCGCCACCCAGCCGGCCGTCTTGTCAGAAAAGCGTGGACTAACAACAGGAGCCGAAGCTGAGAATAGACGCGAAACGCTGCGTCGGCGGCGATGCGAACAACATGAAGTCCCAGACGCATCttgcctctcgtctcctcgacaGAATCCAGCTCTCGAAGCTGGTGTGTCTCAACCAACCAAACCGTCACTTGCTCCACACACTCGGCGGGCCGCCGCAGGTGCACAGACGACCTCGAGTGTATGTACGTCTCAAAACGCcagtgagagaggagacgagccTCGGTTCTCCCTTGCATGTCCCAGGAGCTGTCCGTTCTCCCGATACGAAGACCTGCGGTCCTCGTTCGGACCTGTCGGGTGTATCAGGAgtttcgcttctgcttccctcgtttctcaCAAGTCGTCTCAGGATTTTTGTCTCCACGCTTCACGGCCGTGGAGGCGGTGTGCGTCCAGACGCGACCTCTGCACTCTGTTTGCCTCGGTGaaggcgccttcttctgctccgaGCTCCTCGTGCGCTTcttgccgctcttcttcagtgCCATTGCCGGCGTTTCCACCTGctgctttttcgttttctcacGAGCCATCTGTTGACTGTGGCGATGGGGTGCGGCGGCATCCAGtgtccgcttcttctgtcacTCGCGCCATGCCTGCCTCTGGACTTTGCGCttcgcttcgttttctgcactCTTCGGCGACTCTGTCTTCCTGCCGACACGGTCCCTCAGAGGAGACCCAAGCAGCTGTTTGTCGCAAAGAAAATCCACGGGGGAAGGAGGCCAGACCGGCGTCAGTCGAGAGAAATTCAGGTTCCGGTTCGAGCTGTGGAAGCTCACATGGCACAGCAGACAGTGCGTcgcaacagagacagcggcagaCCCGATCTGAAGACAGCGCCCAAGGCGAGGGACCTTTCAGAAggccggaagaagagaacggaggacGGAACGCGAGCTCGTTCCGAGAGCGTCTGAAGCGTCCTATCAAGGACCGAGAGCAACTCAAGAAAGACATCGTTTTCAATTCTGTTGCTGCACTGACAATCTACGCAATAAGCGACACAACTGCACAAAAGCTGCAGCAGGGGCTTCGTGACCTTGCGGAGGCAGCGGAGGGGGAACGGCGAGATGAGCAGAGTCGCGCCGGCCTTggcagtgtctgtacacccgagggCGACGCGGATGAAAACTGCGCCGCGTTCGCTGAGTCTGTTGGTGCCCGAAAGACAGAAGGGGATCGTCGGCCGGAAGACACGGagatggaggcgagagggagagagagagggagggaggaCAGGCCACAGAtgcaggaggcggaggaagcTGAGAAAGAACCGAGAAACCTGGGCGGCgacgaaaggaaggagatcgcgaggcaagagaagagagcggaacGAAACGCGGGGACGCACCcgcaaaaaaacgaaagaaagaacTCGGGGAATTccatctctttcttcgaagAGTGGGATTGGAGACGCACCGTCTCCATATCTCTTGAAGGTTTTCTTTTGAATG GCTTGCTTCTGACTGCCTTCTACCACAAGTTGGAAGTCGTTGTCCACGACGAcgtcctgtctccacctgGTGTCTCCCAGCCTCCCCCGGCTCGCACTCGCCAGCAAGCCAcagccttctcttcccctcctcgtCACGCTGCTCCTGCGCCGTCTAGTTTCTCCAAAGCCAGGTCCTCTTCTCAGTCTTGTAAAGCGCATGCGGGTGCTCATTCGTCCCTCACTGCTCGACAGCGGAACTTTCGTCTGTGGCGCCAGAGTGTGTACAAAGTCCTGATGGGACAGACAGCCTTCATGCCCATCGCCGCGGTCGTCTTTTTGTTCCTAGCCCCCGTCTTCAGAGCCGGACTCTTTTATCTTTTTCCTCCCGCGGGAGTCTCTCGACCCGCGGCTGCGACTGCGTCTTTGCCTTCGTTCGCTCCAACCGGCGCggagctgtctccgccgcgcCCCAGCGTCGGCGCCGAGTCTCCTCTCGTGGGGCTCCAAAGTGGGCCCGCTCCGACCGCGGTCGCGCCTGGCCAGCCTCGCAGAGTCAACGAATCTTCGACGCAGTCTAGTGCGCAAGAGTGTGAGAATGAACGAGGAACtacagaaacagaggcggCAAAGGAGGCGCCAGATCTTGTGAAAGAGGACTGGTTCCGCCTCGCTTGTCGCGAAGGAATTCTCTGTGTCCAAAGAAGCTTTTGGGAGGTGTACGTCGCGAGCTGGTATGTTTGGCCAGTCACTGACGTCATCAATTTCAG ATACATCCCCCTCCGCTATCGCCCTCTGTGGGATACGACGATCGACTTGTTCTGGACTGTCTATCTCTCGGTGGCGGCGTATCCAACGGGCCTTGCGATAGCGGCACGATTTGCGGCGGAGCGGAATGCCGAGtgcgacgaggaggaggaggtgGGCGCCCTCGTGACTCTTTTTCAAGCGATAAAACTCCTTTTGCTGGATCGTCAGTAG
- a CDS encoding hypothetical protein (encoded by transcript TGME49_273280), whose protein sequence is MKDMEATKATDECGGKSPSRKKKREEDEAHGGREANEDEDFTAFALEAPRWNVMLQDALETYFTKGVPVPSAASTLKESQEITRNSFVHRQFIRDRDGVLYKIEATAVLPSSPSSSASSSPSSSASSSFSSLSSSSASSSMVCRVCREAAVSESTASVNSSSPSQPAPASDEATGHPVKKRCLAGGWRDRTSEYVEPSQVLLYVSYRHFQHVWSAGASEVVLHFLTGKELAECRVMALDRAACRYDLLIEIASLPQAPSLRSELAFQLSRLRWRLQCGPLQQFFRSDALRRAAPSHRRSRRVGEGKRRSQQYVKKVILREGETIYLCSTRASSAPAQSVAQEEGSDSPSLTESTVLAEDNRRLINVVFCWQVDELSACDAYVARCCVEDVAASLRESLAAVASETGASSLQVSVSSQLPPLAAEYETTRQCRRQSQVSTSRSSPPCSSYPDSSVSSPPPICLCLSFDATAAFAPSLPSMTRCMRALTLSEILISVYPFVVQNLVRAEKMMFKRITREVMSLLF, encoded by the exons atgaAGGACATGGAGGCCACTAAGGCGACCGATGAGTGCGGCGGGAAGTCGccgtcgagaaaaaagaagcgcgaagaggacgaggctcacggaggcagagaggcgaatgAAGACGAGGATTTCACAGCATTTGCGCTCGAAGCGCCACGATGGAATGTTATGCTTCAAGACGCTCTGGAGACCTATTTTACCAA AGGCGTCCCTGTACCGTCGGCCGCGAGCACTTTGAAGGAGAGCCAAGAAATTACACGAAACAGCTTCGTCCATCGACAGTTCATCCGCGATCGCGACGGCGTCCTCTACAAAATCGAAGCCACTGCGGTGctcccttcttcaccttcttcttccgcttcctcttcaccttcttcttccgcttcctcttctttttcttctttgtcttcttcctctgcttcttcttcgatgGTGTGCCGAGTTTGTCGCGAGGCAGCTGTGAGTGAATCCACTGCGTCTGTAaactcgtcttctccttcccaACCGGCGCCTGCCTCAGACGAAGCCACCGGCCATCCTGTGAAGAAACGGTGCCTCGCCGGAGGATGGAGAGACCGGACATCCGAGTACGTCGAGCCGTCGCAAGTACTCCTCTACGTTTCGTACCGACATTTTCAACATGTATGGAGCGCTGGAGCCTCCG AAGTTGTGCTCCACTTTCTTACCGGCAAGGAACTGGCGGAATGCCGCGTGATGGCTCTTGACCGCGCTGCCTGTCGGTACGATCTTCTGATCGAAATTGCCAGCCTTCCTCAAGCTCCGTCTCTGC GAAGTGAGCTGGCCTTCCagctttcgcgtcttcgctggAGACTTCAGTGCGGACCTCTGCAACAGTTCTTCCGATCC GACGCGTTGCGACGCGCAGCGCCATCACACCGCCGGTCTCGGCGAGTCGGCGAAGGCAAACGGCGAAGCCAGCAGTATGTGAAGAAGGTGATCttgagagaaggagagaccaTTTATCTTTGCTCAACTCGAGCTTCGTCTGCGCCTGCCCAGTCCGTTGCGCaggaagagggaagcgaCTCACCTTCGCTAACGGAGTCGACGGTCCTTGCTGAAGACAACAGAAGACTTATCAACGTG GTATTTTGTTGGCAAGTTGACGAACTGAGTGCATGTGACGCCTACGTTGCCCGCTGCTGCGTCGAG GACGTCGCTGCTTCCCTGCGAGAAAGCCTCGCTGCAGTCGCCTCCGAGACaggcgcgtcttctctccaggtCTCGGTGTCTTCTCAGTTGCCTCCTCTCGCAGCAG agtaCGAAACGACTCGCCAGTGTCGCCGCCAGAGTCAGGTCTCCACAtctcgctcttcccctccATGTTCTTCGTATCCGGACTCCTCGGTGTCTTCACCTCCCCCCATTTGTTTGTGTCTGA GCTTCGACGCCACAGCTGCGTTCGCGCCCTCGCTGCCGTCCATgacgcgctgcatgcgtgcttTGACCCTCTCGGAGATTC TGATTTCAGTGTATCCCTTCGTCGTTCAGAACCTTGTTCGCGCAGAGAAGATGATGTTTAAAAGAATAACTCGAGAGGTcatgtctctcctgttctaA
- a CDS encoding hypothetical protein (encoded by transcript TGME49_273200~Signal peptide predicted by SignalP 2.0 HMM (probability 0.614) with cleavage site probability 0.524 at residue 34~Predicted trans-membrane domain (TMHMM2.0):12-35:349-372:384-407), whose product MFLEAPIYHQAALASVSCAVLISCFVFCSHLAFAYHTDVPSAAWLLLAHLRRMFFPLSSPTSSVWRHWPRVRECSAAPLQPPLYVCRIVLLVPVYALTSYLAFTYAPVPPPSSASVVLSPPFAQPLAATDALFPVALPPASVVDSDEDDVSAERDFLPILSPASFVSADSSALSASLSPPTRRLSAASDSTPSRSWSSGSSVAPIQRPAFEQPSHTSTSRDQAAAAGGGQAAGAGIGGRLGIDLEEVEERTGGLFGFALHAVRDVYEVYVLYSFIALVVSVLGGEESAVEQLHLKGTLQHPWPFNLVLPPLDCNRNLLRRIKLGAAQFVFVKPVATLLSLLFRQRGFLYFAAISNISAAVAMYALVLFYFAVHHRLRSFRLLPKFLCIKVVVFFCFWQGLVLRWLVALLLSEFEARPDAERTIFQGLAANPKAAAVALRVSDWMLCIEMLPFAIAEACAFSIRDLRAVAAASPNFGRRAVGLSCQSFSASAGSFPPRASGRGVWSEAPEDLRQAKGEPRFSFWGAFRGSGRAASRDSLPASAGDESERQLLFAEAADGDARAGKPEEESCMDASGLAGDPEPAGERACFLEPQGRLEEAEDPDSLRRSASANKLEQPLKHFVRGVRDLLVADDVLCDATDALFGRQRCRREYLLEERRRGEETALDHPARDEDEGRADRAEPRV is encoded by the exons ATGTTTCTCGAGGCGCCCATTTACCACCAAGCGGCGCTCGCGAGCGTGTCCTGCGCGGTGTTGATTTCCTGTTTCGTGTTCTGTTCGCACCTGGCGTTCGCGTATCACACGGACGTTCCGAGCGCCGCTTGGCTGCTGTTGGCGCATCTTCGTCGCatgttttttcctctgtcttctcccaCATCTTCTGTCTGGCGACACTGGCCGCGAGTTCGCGAGTGTTCCGCAGCGCCTCTCCAACCGCCTCTCTACGTCTGTCGCATCGTCCTTCTAGTTCCAGTCTACGCCTTGACTTCGTACCTCGCCTTCACCTACGCGCCTGTCCCGCCTCCGTCCTCCGCCTCAGtcgttctctcgccgccCTTCGCTCAGCCTTTGGCGGCGACCGACGCGTTGTTCCCCGTCGCCTTGCCTCCCGCCAGCGTCGTGGATTCTGACGAAGACGACGTCTCCGCCGAGCGCGACTTCCTCCCCattctctcgcctgcgtcgtTTGTTTCTGCTGATTCCTCTGcactgtctgcctctctgtcgcctcccactcggcgcctctctgccgcctccgaCTCGACGCCGTCTCGTTCGTGGTCTTCCGGAAGCTCAGTGGCACCCATCCAGAGACCGGCCTTCGAGCAGCCGTCTCACACCTCCACGTCGCGCGATCaagccgcggctgctggtgGTGGACAGGCAGCAGGCGCCGGCATTGGCGGGAGACTTGGAATCGACCTAGAGGAGGTCGAAGAGAGGACCGGCGGCCTCTTCGGCTTCGCCCTCCACGCCGTGCGAGATGTGTACGAGGTGTACGTCCTCTACAGCTTCATTGCGTTGGTGGTGTCTGTTCtaggaggcgaagaaagcgcCGTGGAGCAGCTGCACCTGAAG GGGACGCTTCAACACCCATGGCCCTTTAACTTGGTCTTACCTCCCCTCGACTGTAACAG AAACCTTCTGCGGCGAATCAAGCTGGGGGCCGCACAGTTCGTCTTCGTGAAGCCTGTCGCAACg cttctcagtctcctctTCAGACAGCGAGGCTTTCTCTACTTCGCAGCCATCAGCAACATCTCTGCAGCG GTGGCGATGTATGCCCTGGTCCTTTTCTACTTCGCTGTTCACCACCGCCTGCGGagctttcgtcttcttcccaaGTTTCTGTGCATCAaagtcgtcgtcttcttctgcttttg GCAGGGGCTTGTTCTGCGGTGGCTTGTCGCTCTGCTGCTCTCCGAATTCGAGGCGCGTCCAGATGCAGAACGGACTATCTTCCAGGGCCTCGCGGCGAATCCGAAGGCCGCTGCCGTCGCGCTGCGGGTGTCGGACTGGATGCTTTGCATCGAAATGCTTCCCTTTGCG ATCGCGGAGGCCTGTGCGTTTTCGATTCGTGACTTGCGCGCGGTTGCGGCGGCGTCTCCGAACTTCGGCAGGCGCGCGGTAGGTCTCTCTTGTCAAAgtttctccgcctccgccgGGAGCTTTCCGCCGCGGGCGTCCGGGCGCGGTGTTTGGAGCGAGGCGCCAGAGGACCTGCGGCAGGCGAAGGGAGAGCCGAGATTCTCCTTCTGGGGTGCGTTTCGAGGTTCGGGGAGAGCCGCGAGCCGCGACTCACTGCCTGCTTCCGCAGGCGACGAGAGCGAGCGTCAGCTGCTCTTCGCCGAAGCCGCAGACGGCGACGCGCGAGCCGGGAAACCTGAGGAAGAGTCGTGCATGGACGCGTCTGGACTCGCTGGAGACCCAGAGCCGGCCGGCGAGCGCGCCTGCTTCTTGGAGCCTCAGGGCCGTCtagaagaagcggaagaccCAGACTCTCTACGCCGCTCGGCGTCGGCGAATAAACTCGAGCAACCTCTCAAACACTTCGTCAGAGGCGTACGGGACCTTCTGGTCGCAGACGACGTTCTCTGCGACGCGACCGATGCCCTCTTCGGACGCCAGAGGTGCCGGAGGGAGTACCTGCTCGAAGAGCGGAGGCGAGGTGAAGAGACGGCGCTGGATCACCCggcaagagacgaagacgaaggccgCGCCGACCGCGCAGAGCCCAGGGTGTAG
- a CDS encoding zinc finger, C3HC4 type (RING finger) domain-containing protein (encoded by transcript TGME49_273150), with product MPSSSLGALSAGERPEVHREAERTVEVQPGGAAGREERRLEGRDEDEGPFVKKKRIGENANAYLATGGTSQLSSPSLNLPDSSPMSAAASVQLPSTSSFSSFASSLSTSSSSSSSSSSSSSSSSASSASRLSPNLSAAADLCICENFESEDGMDVRFPLRAVEQHFRCRLCSGYFREAVTIKDCLHSFCKWCLLARAEKGELEETCCPRCEEKLTHGLCHHNDIDVRRALPRVSAAAAAEAGGSAGASVAAGVGSVGSVSSSVSSPASGGPPTQAPVLFDRSLQNLIDKLFPRFAREEALEREELRRFLAGERPYSLLEAEETTAQVGGASPGTGSQRCLLGGSAGGQKETETCAWSSVSSAATPRQGAAAGSSPTVGVLPTLDSSGLSSSETAPAAAQTQEVLPATAPSREEFLEELVKGRLALFDDEETLAVALVPDQAQALALLSQLSSQEGGKRRDCGEGERPQEGGVETPQTDMRTPSRKKGEGEGGKEDAERKDRLDKNEKHVFSSIDDIRRKLGNARREAIKRRHCSSSVPSSLWPLCLPALDQPYLRVDKRMPVMHLLRYLAARLLPVFASGDAEEGDRERARMTETPETPRTSGPTGASSGGGRVEAETGRPSGGEASATDARSPSSSSSQQVDASVSSPDGVSADSVASASAASRASHPPARFEPVSRSLLAELESSLELTLEGRVLGRNHTLQFVCKAHRLAFCGRCLLLAYQWTAQAEGKRMHHAVELLKQT from the exons ATGCCGTCGTCCTCACTTGGCGCCCTCTCCGCAGGGGAACGGCCAGAGGTTCACAGAGAAGCTGAAAGGACTGTCGAGGTACAGCCTGGAGGAGCAGCAGGGAGGGAGGAACGGAGActcgaaggaagagacgaagacgaagggccattcgtgaagaagaagagaatcgGGGAGAATGCCAATGCATATCTGGCAACGGGAGGAACCTCTCAACTCTCGTCGCCGTCACTCAATCTACCTGATTCATCTCCGATGTCGGCTGCAGCATCTGTGCAGTtgccttccacttcttccttctcttctttcgcttcttctctttctacgtcttcttcttcctcttcgtcttcttcctcttcgtcttcctcttcgtctgcttcctcggcgTCTCGGCTGAGCCCAAACTTGTCCGCGGCGGCGGACCTGTGCATCTGCGAAAACttcgagagcgaagacggaaTGGAcgttcgctttcctcttcgagCGGTGGAGCAGCATTTTCGTTGTCGCCTGTGCTCGGGATACTTTCGAGAAGCTGTGACCATCAAGGACTGTCTGCACTCCTTCTGCAAGTGGTGTCTCTTGGCGCGCGCCGAGAAGGGTGAACTCGAGGAGACATGTTGTCCCCGATGTGAGGAGAAGTTGACTCATGGCCTTTGTCACCACAACG ACATCGACGTCCGGCGCGCCTTGCCGCGCGTGtctgcggcggctgcggcggagGCGGGCGGAAGCGCGGGGGCGTCTGTCGCCGCGGGTGTGGGGTCCGTGgggtctgtctcctcgagtgtctcctcgccagcGTCTGGAGGGCCGCCGACGCAGGCGCCAGTGCTCTTTGATCGGTCCCTGCAGAATCTGATCGACAAGCTTTTTCCACGCTTCGCTCGCGAAGAAGCTCTCGAGCGAGAGGAGCTCAGGCGCTTCCTCGCCGGCGAACGGCCGTACAGCCTCCTCGAAGCCGAAGAGACGACGGCGCAAGTCGGCGGCGCAAGTCCCGGCACAGGGTCTCAGCGCTGCCTGCTAGGCGGGAGCGCAGGCgggcagaaggaaacggagacatgCGCTTGGtcgagtgtctcctccgcgGCAACTCCGAGACAGGGCGCGGCTGCAGGGTCGTCTCCGACCGTCGGTGTGCTCCCCACACTGGATAGCTCCGGTCTGTCCTCTTCGGAGACAGCACCGGCGGCTGCGCAGACGCAAGAGGTTCTGCCGGCGACTGCGCCGTCGAGGGAAGAGTTCTTGGAGGAACTGGTGAAGGGGAGACTCGCTCTGTttgacgacgaagagacgctCGCCGTCGCGCTGGTGCCTGACCAGGCTCAGGCCCTCGCGCTGCTCTCTCAGCTCAGTTCGCAGGAGGGCGGAAAGAGGAGGGACTGTGGGGAAGGTGAGAGGCCGCAAGAGGGAGGAGTCGAGACTCCGCAGACAGATATGAGGACGCccagcagaaagaaaggggaaggagaaggtggaaaagaagacgcagaacgaAAGGATCGGCTCGACAAGAACGAGAAGCATGTCTTCTCGTCAATCGACGACATCAGGCGGAAACTCGGAAATGCACGCAGAGAAGCCATCAAACGAAGACactgttcttcttcggtaccttcttctctgtggccGCTGTGTCTCCCAGCGCTGGATCAGCCGTACTTGCGCGTGGACAAGAGGATGCCGGTGATGCATCTTCTGCGATACCTCGCggctcgtctgcttcctgtctttgcatccggagacgcagaagagggtGATCGCGAACGCGCGCGGAtgacagagacaccagagacaccgaggaCCTCTGGACCGACGGGCGCCTCCTCTGGAGGTGGAAGAGTCGAGGCCGAGACAGGGCGACCGAGCGGGGGCGAGGCGTCGGCGACAGACGCGCGGTCGccgtcctcgtcctcgtctcaACAGGTtgatgcgtctgtctcttcgcctgaCGGAGTCTCCGCTGACTCTGTCGCTTCGGCGTCGGCGGCGTCGAGAGCCTCTCACCCTCCGGCGCGCTTCGAGCCAGTGTCGCGGAGTCTTTTGGCCGAGCTGGAGAGCTCGCTGGAACTCACCCTCGAGGGTCGGGTGCTGGGCAGGAACCACACGCTTCAGTTTGTATGCAAGGCTCACCGCCTGGCCTTCTGCGGacggtgtctcctcctcgcgtATCAGTGGACTGCGCAGGCCGAAggcaagcgcatgcaccacGCGGTCGAGTTGCTGAAGCAAACGTGA